From Cellulosimicrobium cellulans, the proteins below share one genomic window:
- a CDS encoding polyamine aminopropyltransferase yields the protein MLDQQELPPGRPPEAAADDPGEAAPPAGRSGRARPMDRPTVFAAALLVAVGGLVYELILGTAASYLFGDSVVAFSVATGLTLFGMGLGSLLAPRLQRTAGLSFVRNELVLSLLGGTSVLALFWAYASTELAWVVFVILSLAIGTAIGVEIPLLVAVLKERGSEGSVSLLSKVLALDYFGALAASLLFPFLLLPYLGLVRTAFAVAVLNVAVAAFMLARMGHPPRWTALAAVTLVVLLAGFAASTWLETRISAGMYQDPVVAQERSAYQQVVVTEYRGDTRLYLDNQLQFSSVDEARYHETLAHAAMTSVAAPASVAILGGGDGLLAREVLRYDSVQEVTLVDLDPAVTDLARENRLLTDLNEHALDDPRVTVVNADAFRWVEDTPQTFDVVLVDLVDPSTERVAKLYSQEFYGMVAAHLRPGGAFATQATSSYFTPDAFWQVVSTVRAAAPDRAVVPLTVNVPSFGEWGYALSLPGGEVAPRAGEPDDVPGLFARTPLPEGLRFHDAASLAATTHLPADNPPRDLPSSTLLSPTVQRTYQEDMRAWRY from the coding sequence GTGCTCGACCAGCAAGAGCTCCCGCCCGGGCGACCGCCCGAGGCCGCCGCGGACGACCCGGGCGAGGCCGCGCCCCCGGCCGGGCGGTCCGGCCGCGCGCGCCCGATGGACCGGCCCACGGTCTTCGCCGCCGCGCTGCTCGTCGCCGTCGGCGGGCTCGTCTACGAGCTCATCCTCGGGACGGCGGCCTCGTACCTGTTCGGCGACTCCGTCGTCGCGTTCTCCGTCGCGACGGGGCTGACGCTGTTCGGCATGGGCCTCGGCTCGCTCCTCGCGCCGCGGCTCCAGCGCACCGCGGGGCTGAGCTTCGTCCGCAACGAGCTCGTGCTCTCGCTCCTCGGCGGGACGTCGGTGCTCGCGCTGTTCTGGGCGTACGCGTCGACCGAGCTCGCGTGGGTCGTGTTCGTGATCCTGTCGCTCGCGATCGGCACGGCGATCGGCGTCGAGATCCCGCTGCTCGTCGCGGTGCTCAAGGAACGGGGGAGCGAGGGGTCGGTCTCGCTCCTGTCGAAGGTGCTCGCGCTCGACTACTTCGGGGCGCTCGCGGCGTCGCTGCTGTTCCCGTTCCTCCTGCTGCCGTACCTCGGGCTCGTCCGCACCGCGTTCGCGGTCGCCGTGCTCAACGTCGCGGTCGCGGCGTTCATGCTCGCGCGCATGGGCCACCCGCCGCGCTGGACCGCCCTCGCCGCCGTGACGCTCGTCGTCCTCCTCGCGGGGTTCGCCGCGTCCACGTGGCTCGAGACGCGCATCAGCGCCGGGATGTACCAGGACCCGGTCGTGGCGCAGGAGCGCAGCGCGTACCAGCAGGTCGTCGTCACCGAGTACCGCGGCGACACCCGGCTCTACCTGGACAACCAGCTCCAGTTCTCCTCCGTCGACGAGGCCCGCTACCACGAGACCCTCGCGCACGCGGCGATGACGTCCGTCGCCGCGCCCGCGTCCGTCGCGATCCTCGGCGGCGGCGACGGCCTCCTCGCGCGCGAGGTGCTGCGGTACGACTCCGTGCAGGAGGTCACGCTCGTCGACCTCGACCCCGCCGTCACCGACCTCGCGCGCGAGAACCGGCTCCTCACCGACCTCAACGAGCACGCGCTCGACGACCCGCGCGTGACGGTCGTCAACGCCGACGCCTTCCGCTGGGTCGAGGACACCCCGCAGACGTTCGACGTCGTGCTGGTCGACCTCGTCGACCCGTCCACGGAGCGCGTCGCCAAGCTCTACTCGCAGGAGTTCTACGGCATGGTCGCCGCGCACCTGCGGCCGGGCGGCGCGTTCGCGACCCAGGCGACGTCGTCGTACTTCACGCCGGACGCGTTCTGGCAGGTCGTGTCCACCGTCCGCGCCGCGGCGCCCGACCGGGCGGTCGTGCCGCTCACCGTCAACGTGCCGTCGTTCGGCGAGTGGGGGTACGCGCTCTCGCTCCCCGGGGGCGAGGTGGCACCCAGGGCGGGAGAGCCCGACGACGTCCCCGGGCTCTTCGCGCGCACGCCGCTTCCCGAGGGCCTGCGGTTCCACGACGCGGCATCGCTCGCTGCGACCACGCACCTGCCCGCCGACAACCCGCCGCGCGACCTGCCGTCGTCGACCCTGCTCTCCCCGACCGTGCAGCGCACCTACCAGGAGGACATGCGCGCCTGGCGCTACTGA
- a CDS encoding LLM class flavin-dependent oxidoreductase, with protein MATSTTPALGVILPRELPADQIVPFARRAEEVGLDEVWVVEDLTFHGGIAQAATVLATTQRLTVGIGILPAATRAPSTAAMEAATLAALHPGRLHLGLGHGMPAWMRQIGVWPASPLAMLEETTSAVRALLHGERVSASGRYVTVDDVALHAPPASPPPVLAGVRGPRSLEVSGRVADGTILDMPVTPEYLAVARAAIDAGRASAGDAAPPAHRVVAFSLGAVHDDVATARAIVRPHLAVLGEADWSAQIDPLPFADDFRALRDASDTPEAFAAAMPDAWVDALAVVGPPDAFRARLAELGAGGVSSVVLVATSPDPTRPDDPFAALDALEAVAHTAQ; from the coding sequence ATGGCGACCTCGACGACCCCCGCGCTCGGCGTGATCCTGCCGCGCGAGCTGCCCGCCGACCAGATCGTGCCGTTCGCACGCCGCGCCGAGGAGGTCGGGCTCGACGAGGTGTGGGTCGTCGAGGACCTGACGTTCCACGGCGGGATCGCGCAGGCTGCGACCGTCCTGGCCACGACGCAGCGGCTCACCGTCGGCATCGGGATCCTCCCCGCCGCGACGCGCGCGCCGTCGACCGCCGCGATGGAGGCCGCGACCCTCGCCGCGCTGCACCCCGGCCGTCTGCACCTGGGGCTCGGGCACGGCATGCCCGCGTGGATGCGGCAGATCGGCGTCTGGCCCGCGAGCCCGCTCGCGATGCTCGAGGAGACGACGTCGGCCGTGCGCGCGCTGCTGCACGGCGAGCGCGTCTCGGCGTCAGGCCGGTACGTCACGGTCGACGACGTCGCGCTGCACGCCCCGCCCGCCTCGCCGCCGCCCGTGCTCGCCGGGGTGCGCGGCCCGCGCTCGCTCGAGGTGTCCGGCCGCGTCGCCGACGGGACGATCCTCGACATGCCCGTGACCCCGGAGTACCTGGCCGTGGCGCGCGCCGCGATCGACGCCGGGCGCGCGAGCGCGGGCGACGCCGCCCCACCGGCCCACCGCGTGGTCGCGTTCTCCCTCGGGGCGGTGCACGACGACGTCGCGACCGCCCGCGCGATCGTCCGGCCGCACCTCGCCGTCCTGGGCGAGGCGGACTGGTCGGCGCAGATCGACCCGCTGCCGTTCGCCGACGACTTCCGCGCCCTGCGCGACGCGAGCGACACCCCCGAGGCCTTCGCCGCCGCGATGCCGGACGCGTGGGTCGACGCGCTCGCCGTCGTCGGGCCGCCCGACGCCTTCCGCGCCCGGCTCGCCGAGCTCGGCGCGGGCGGGGTGTCGAGCGTCGTGCTCGTCGCGACGAGCCCCGACCCGACCCGCCCGGACGACCCGTTCGCGGCGCTCGACGCGCTGGAGGCCGTGGCGCACACCGCTCAGTAG
- a CDS encoding serine hydrolase domain-containing protein, with protein sequence MTALDDDALAALDTHLRAAADADAFSGVVRIERDGDPLFERAYGVASRRWGVPVRASTRFDVASVTKLFTAVAVLQQVGEGRLGLDDRIHDHVDLAGTTIPRDVTIRHLLTHTSGIADDADEEAGESYEALWVDRPSYSVTRTADFLPGFVHKEPNFPPGEGCRYCNVGFVLAGLALEAVTGSTYREHVREHVFARAGMDRSGFFRMDEAEPDVAEGWEPVREGPEGEGPVTGWRQNIYSYPPVGSPDGGAHVTARDLARFWAAVRGGELLPPDLTRAFLTPQVKHDDADTDETDDKDAEGVERAASVHYGFGLEFELLADGSVRSAYKEGINTGSSAMLRHYPDAGGSVPDGLPPAGVPGVTVVVVSNGEAGAWEPVRRIDALLLE encoded by the coding sequence ATGACCGCGCTCGACGACGACGCCCTGGCCGCCCTCGACACCCACCTGCGCGCGGCGGCCGACGCCGACGCGTTCTCCGGCGTCGTCCGGATCGAGCGCGACGGCGACCCGCTCTTCGAGCGCGCGTACGGCGTCGCGTCGCGCCGCTGGGGCGTCCCGGTCCGCGCGAGCACGCGGTTCGACGTCGCGTCCGTGACCAAGCTGTTCACCGCCGTCGCGGTGCTCCAGCAGGTCGGGGAAGGGCGGCTCGGGCTCGACGACCGCATCCACGACCACGTGGACCTGGCGGGCACGACGATCCCGCGCGACGTGACGATCCGGCACCTGCTCACGCACACGTCGGGCATCGCGGACGACGCCGACGAGGAGGCGGGCGAGTCGTACGAGGCGCTGTGGGTCGACCGGCCGAGCTACTCCGTGACGCGCACGGCCGACTTCCTCCCGGGGTTCGTCCACAAGGAGCCCAACTTCCCGCCGGGGGAGGGCTGCCGCTATTGCAACGTCGGCTTCGTGCTCGCCGGGCTCGCGCTGGAGGCCGTCACCGGCAGCACCTACCGCGAGCACGTCCGCGAGCACGTCTTCGCGCGGGCAGGCATGGACCGCTCCGGGTTCTTCCGCATGGACGAGGCCGAGCCCGACGTCGCGGAGGGCTGGGAGCCCGTCCGCGAGGGCCCGGAGGGCGAGGGGCCCGTCACCGGGTGGCGGCAGAACATCTACTCCTACCCGCCCGTCGGCTCGCCCGACGGCGGCGCGCACGTCACCGCGCGCGACCTCGCCCGGTTCTGGGCGGCGGTCCGCGGCGGCGAGCTCCTGCCGCCCGACCTCACGCGCGCGTTCCTCACGCCGCAGGTCAAGCACGACGACGCCGACACGGACGAGACGGACGACAAGGACGCCGAGGGCGTGGAACGCGCGGCGAGCGTGCACTACGGGTTCGGGCTCGAGTTCGAGCTGCTCGCCGACGGCTCCGTGCGCTCCGCGTACAAGGAGGGGATCAACACCGGGTCGAGCGCGATGCTGCGCCACTACCCGGACGCGGGCGGATCCGTCCCGGACGGTCTCCCGCCGGCCGGGGTGCCCGGGGTGACGGTCGTCGTCGTGTCCAACGGGGAGGCCGGCGCCTGGGAGCCGGTCCGGCGGATCGACGCGCTCCTCCTGGAGTGA
- a CDS encoding LacI family DNA-binding transcriptional regulator → MTSRGHQPPVLSDVAELAGVSISTVSRVLTGRTPVSPRLRDKVQAAVSELGYRPNAAAQTLVSGRRSTVAVLARNTLRYGYAATLQGIEEAARAAGYVVSIAVVESEAPRDLDRAVDLVLSQSLAGAIVVEFDSLGVRTLESLPDALPVVAAAGARRRPGPRPHAFLDDQAGGEEATSYLLGLGHRTVHHVAIPSTRPRSGRTWGWRRALESAGVERPGVIQASYDPDSGYEAGLVLAADPAVTAVLCGNDELAIGVMRALTEQGRRVPEDVSVVGFDDQPFARMWSPPLTTVAQDFVDLGRRTFGMLARWVETGERPEDSAARPELVLRESAAPPRD, encoded by the coding sequence GTGACGAGTCGAGGACACCAGCCGCCGGTGCTGTCGGACGTGGCGGAGCTCGCCGGCGTGAGCATCTCGACGGTGTCGAGAGTGCTCACAGGGCGTACGCCGGTGAGCCCTCGGCTCAGGGACAAGGTCCAGGCGGCGGTCTCGGAGCTTGGCTACCGGCCCAACGCCGCGGCGCAGACGCTCGTCAGCGGGCGCCGTTCGACGGTGGCGGTCCTCGCGAGGAACACGTTGCGGTACGGCTACGCCGCCACCCTCCAGGGCATCGAGGAGGCCGCGCGGGCCGCCGGCTACGTGGTGTCGATCGCCGTCGTGGAGTCCGAGGCGCCGCGCGACCTCGATCGCGCGGTCGACCTCGTCCTGTCGCAGTCGCTGGCGGGAGCGATCGTCGTGGAGTTCGACTCGCTCGGCGTGCGCACGCTCGAGTCGTTGCCGGACGCGCTGCCCGTCGTCGCGGCGGCCGGTGCTCGGCGCCGGCCGGGTCCGCGACCGCACGCGTTCCTCGACGACCAGGCGGGGGGCGAGGAGGCGACGAGCTACCTCCTGGGGCTTGGGCACCGCACCGTGCACCACGTGGCGATCCCGTCGACACGTCCGCGCAGCGGTCGAACCTGGGGCTGGCGTCGTGCGCTCGAGAGCGCGGGCGTCGAACGGCCTGGCGTGATCCAGGCGAGCTATGACCCGGACTCCGGGTACGAGGCCGGGCTGGTGCTCGCGGCGGACCCGGCCGTCACCGCCGTGTTGTGCGGCAACGACGAGCTCGCCATCGGCGTCATGCGCGCCCTCACCGAGCAGGGCAGGCGAGTGCCCGAGGACGTCAGCGTGGTCGGCTTCGACGACCAGCCGTTCGCGCGCATGTGGAGCCCGCCCCTCACGACGGTCGCCCAGGACTTCGTCGACCTCGGACGCCGGACGTTCGGGATGCTCGCGCGCTGGGTGGAGACGGGCGAGCGTCCGGAGGACAGCGCTGCCAGGCCAGAGCTCGTCCTCCGGGAGAGCGCTGCGCCACCTCGGGACTGA
- a CDS encoding alpha-galactosidase, which yields MRLAAAGAAVVLLLPEDGLPEVLHWGADIGDSPEDLEDLERATRPVLATNGVDHGVRVALLPESWTGWTGTPGLSGHRAGASWSPRFRPTRIDVDEHEQGGSVVVQAHDTAAGLRLGLELELLPSGLLRLRGRVTNVGARPYTLDGLRLALPVPTKADEILDLAGRWAKERVPQRAPFVVGSHVREGRHGRTGADAATVLVAGEPGFGFESGETWGVHVAFSGNHVVSAERTFDGRRLLLGGELLLPGEVELAPEESYTGPWIYASHADGLDALAARFHDHLRARPRHPRSPRPVVMNVWEAVYFHHDLDRLKELADLAAEVGVERFVLDDGWFGGRRDDATGLGDWAVSEEVWGDGRFTELVRHVKGLGMEFGLWFEPEMVNPDSDLARRHPEWILQVEGRLPVEARHQQVLDLSHPGAYEHVLSSVVAVVREHGVDFVKWDHNRDLVDAGSTRTGRAGVHEQTLAAYRLIDEIRARCPGLEIESCSSGGARVDLEILERTDRVWASDCIDAHERQQIQRWTAQLLPPELVGSHVGADRAHTTGRRLDLSFRAATAVFGHFGIEWDLSEAGEGERAELAGWVDYYKQARHLVHTGRVVRRSLEGGDLWLHGAVSPDRTEALYGLTLRERHVTWPAGRVRLPGLDPDATYLVRPSGPAVVRGDDPRTAPTWWADGLRLSGAALGSVGISVPALDPDQAVLIHVEVER from the coding sequence GTGCGTCTGGCGGCGGCCGGCGCGGCCGTCGTCCTCCTGCTCCCGGAGGACGGTCTCCCCGAGGTGCTGCACTGGGGCGCCGACATCGGGGACAGCCCCGAGGACCTCGAGGACCTCGAGAGGGCGACCCGGCCGGTCCTCGCGACGAACGGCGTCGACCACGGCGTGCGCGTCGCGCTCCTGCCGGAGTCCTGGACGGGCTGGACCGGGACGCCGGGGCTCTCCGGTCACCGTGCCGGGGCGAGCTGGTCGCCGCGGTTCCGCCCGACGCGGATCGACGTGGACGAGCACGAGCAGGGCGGATCGGTCGTCGTCCAGGCGCACGACACGGCTGCTGGCCTGCGCCTCGGGCTGGAGCTGGAGCTGCTCCCCTCGGGTCTGCTCCGGCTGCGTGGACGGGTGACCAACGTCGGGGCCCGGCCGTACACCCTCGACGGCCTGCGCCTCGCCCTGCCGGTCCCCACGAAGGCGGACGAGATCCTCGACCTCGCCGGGCGCTGGGCCAAGGAGCGAGTCCCGCAGCGGGCCCCGTTCGTCGTCGGCTCCCACGTCCGCGAGGGCAGGCACGGTCGGACCGGTGCAGACGCGGCGACGGTGCTCGTCGCGGGCGAGCCCGGGTTCGGTTTCGAGTCGGGGGAGACGTGGGGGGTCCACGTCGCCTTCAGCGGCAACCACGTCGTGTCCGCCGAGCGGACCTTCGACGGTCGCCGGCTCCTCCTGGGCGGCGAGCTGCTGCTGCCCGGCGAGGTCGAGCTGGCGCCGGAGGAGTCATACACCGGCCCCTGGATCTATGCGAGCCACGCGGACGGGCTCGATGCGCTCGCCGCCCGGTTCCACGACCACCTGCGCGCGCGCCCCCGGCACCCGCGCTCACCCCGCCCGGTCGTCATGAACGTGTGGGAGGCCGTCTACTTCCACCACGACCTCGACCGGCTCAAGGAGCTTGCCGACCTTGCGGCGGAAGTGGGGGTCGAGCGGTTCGTGCTCGACGACGGGTGGTTCGGCGGGCGTCGTGACGACGCCACCGGCCTCGGCGACTGGGCGGTCTCCGAGGAGGTCTGGGGCGACGGGCGCTTCACCGAGCTCGTCCGGCACGTCAAGGGGCTCGGGATGGAGTTCGGGCTCTGGTTCGAGCCCGAGATGGTGAACCCCGACTCCGACCTCGCCCGGCGGCACCCGGAGTGGATCCTCCAGGTCGAGGGCAGGCTCCCTGTCGAGGCACGCCACCAGCAGGTGCTCGACCTCTCGCACCCGGGAGCGTACGAGCACGTGCTCTCCAGCGTCGTCGCCGTCGTCCGCGAGCACGGGGTCGACTTCGTCAAGTGGGACCACAACCGCGACCTCGTCGACGCAGGGTCGACGCGCACCGGCCGCGCCGGGGTCCACGAGCAGACGCTCGCCGCCTACCGCCTCATCGACGAGATCCGCGCGCGGTGCCCGGGCCTGGAGATCGAGTCCTGCTCGTCCGGCGGCGCACGGGTCGACCTCGAGATCCTCGAGAGGACCGACCGGGTATGGGCGTCGGACTGCATCGACGCCCACGAGCGGCAGCAGATCCAGCGCTGGACCGCGCAGCTCCTGCCGCCCGAGCTGGTCGGCAGCCACGTGGGGGCGGACCGGGCGCACACGACGGGCCGCCGGCTCGACCTCTCGTTCCGGGCCGCGACCGCGGTCTTCGGGCACTTCGGCATCGAGTGGGACCTCTCGGAGGCCGGCGAGGGGGAGCGCGCGGAGCTCGCAGGCTGGGTCGACTACTACAAGCAGGCGCGGCACCTCGTGCACACGGGTCGTGTGGTGCGCCGGTCGCTCGAGGGTGGTGACCTGTGGCTCCACGGCGCGGTGAGCCCGGACCGCACGGAGGCGCTGTACGGGCTCACGCTCCGCGAACGCCACGTCACCTGGCCCGCGGGCCGGGTACGGCTGCCCGGCCTGGACCCTGACGCGACCTACCTCGTCCGCCCCTCCGGCCCGGCCGTCGTCCGGGGCGACGACCCGCGCACCGCCCCCACCTGGTGGGCGGACGGACTGCGGCTGAGCGGGGCGGCGCTCGGCTCCGTCGGGATCAGCGTCCCGGCGCTCGACCCGGACCAGGCGGTGCTGATCCACGTGGAGGTGGAGAGATGA
- a CDS encoding carbohydrate ABC transporter permease, producing the protein MSAETSTRPAAPARAARRRSQEVRNLPAALLFVLPAGIGFLVFFLWPTLRGIWLSFTDSTAFNAGGFVGLENYQRMVADPVFWNAFKVTIWYVLLNIGLQTVLAVVVAVLMHRLTQSMAIRGIVLTPYLVSNVVAAMLFLMLLDYQLGFVNELVETLGGDRIMFFGDQSLVIPTIALVNVWRHLGYTALLLFAGLQTIPENLYEAGRVDGASELRMFRSITMPLLRPYLGLVLIVTMIGSFQVFDTVSVATQGGPANASNVIQYYIYQVAFSRGYDFGYASAMSVALLVVLAVIAVVQFRLTRANQNDMA; encoded by the coding sequence ATGAGCGCGGAGACGAGTACGCGTCCGGCAGCCCCAGCCCGGGCGGCTCGGCGGCGGTCGCAGGAGGTGCGGAACCTCCCCGCGGCACTGCTGTTCGTGCTGCCCGCCGGCATCGGGTTCCTCGTGTTCTTCCTGTGGCCGACGCTTCGGGGGATCTGGCTGAGCTTCACCGACTCCACCGCGTTCAACGCCGGCGGCTTCGTCGGGCTCGAGAACTACCAGCGGATGGTCGCGGACCCGGTCTTCTGGAACGCCTTCAAGGTGACCATCTGGTACGTGCTGCTCAACATCGGGCTCCAGACGGTGCTCGCCGTGGTGGTCGCGGTGCTCATGCACCGGCTCACGCAGTCGATGGCGATCCGCGGCATCGTCCTCACCCCGTACCTCGTGTCCAACGTCGTCGCGGCGATGCTCTTCCTGATGCTGCTCGACTACCAGCTCGGGTTCGTGAACGAGCTGGTCGAGACGCTCGGCGGCGACCGCATCATGTTCTTCGGCGACCAGTCCCTCGTGATCCCCACGATCGCCCTGGTGAACGTGTGGCGCCACCTCGGGTACACGGCGCTGCTGCTCTTCGCCGGGCTGCAGACGATCCCGGAGAACCTCTACGAGGCGGGCCGCGTGGACGGCGCGTCCGAGCTGCGCATGTTCCGCTCGATCACGATGCCGCTCCTGCGCCCCTACCTGGGCCTCGTGCTCATCGTCACGATGATCGGTTCGTTCCAGGTCTTCGACACGGTGTCGGTCGCGACCCAGGGCGGGCCGGCGAACGCCTCGAACGTCATCCAGTACTACATCTACCAGGTCGCCTTCAGCCGCGGGTACGACTTCGGGTACGCGTCGGCCATGTCGGTCGCCCTGCTCGTGGTGCTCGCCGTGATCGCGGTCGTCCAGTTCCGGCTCACCCGGGCCAACCAGAACGACATGGCGTGA
- a CDS encoding carbohydrate ABC transporter permease has product MTTTAPAPVAAPTEQAPTEATTRRRPRITPGRVLGWVVLVLLMIVTIFPFYWMLRTALSTNAALPGGAADPLPVGFSWEGFRRALGLATAQESLADGGSGASMDFPRYLLNSVVVATLVTVCQVFFSAMAAYAFARLRWPGRDAVYAVFLTGLMVPTIFTLLPNFLLVRDLGLLDTLPGIALPTMLMTPFAVFFLRQFFAGISFEIEEAAKLDGAGRFRTFFTIVLPMASPAVVTLAVLTYITAWNDYLWPLLVSQSDDSRVLTLALGIFRAQSPQASPDWAGLMAATLLAALPMLLLFLAFAKRIVNSIGFTGIK; this is encoded by the coding sequence ATGACCACCACAGCTCCAGCACCCGTCGCGGCACCGACCGAGCAGGCCCCGACCGAGGCGACGACCCGTCGTCGGCCCCGGATCACCCCAGGCCGCGTCCTCGGCTGGGTCGTGCTCGTGCTCCTCATGATCGTGACGATCTTCCCGTTCTACTGGATGTTGCGGACGGCGCTGTCCACCAACGCGGCACTGCCCGGAGGCGCCGCGGACCCGCTGCCCGTCGGGTTCAGCTGGGAGGGCTTCCGCCGCGCGCTCGGGCTCGCCACGGCGCAGGAGTCGCTCGCCGACGGCGGGTCCGGCGCCTCGATGGACTTCCCGCGGTACCTGCTGAACTCCGTCGTCGTCGCGACCCTAGTCACGGTGTGCCAGGTGTTCTTCTCCGCGATGGCCGCGTATGCGTTCGCGCGGCTGCGGTGGCCGGGTCGCGACGCCGTCTACGCGGTCTTCCTCACCGGCCTGATGGTCCCGACCATCTTCACGCTCCTGCCGAACTTCCTCCTGGTGCGCGACCTCGGCCTGCTCGACACGCTGCCGGGGATCGCGCTCCCGACGATGCTCATGACCCCGTTCGCGGTGTTCTTCCTCCGGCAGTTCTTCGCCGGGATCAGCTTCGAGATCGAAGAGGCGGCGAAGCTCGACGGAGCCGGGCGGTTCAGGACGTTCTTCACGATCGTCCTGCCCATGGCCTCGCCCGCCGTGGTGACCCTTGCGGTCCTCACCTACATCACGGCGTGGAACGACTATCTGTGGCCGTTGCTCGTGAGCCAGTCCGACGACTCACGAGTGCTCACCCTCGCGCTCGGGATCTTCCGGGCGCAGTCCCCCCAGGCATCTCCGGACTGGGCCGGCCTCATGGCGGCGACGCTGCTCGCAGCGCTGCCGATGCTCCTGCTCTTCCTCGCGTTCGCGAAGAGGATCGTCAACTCGATCGGCTTCACGGGAATCAAGTAG
- a CDS encoding ABC transporter substrate-binding protein, giving the protein MRKSVHVAVAGSLVLALGACSSGGGSGSGGSGDKISYWLWDSNQVPAYQACAAAFSEENPDVSVKIEQFAWDDYWTKLTASFVGGSGPDVFVDHLSKYGEFAAQGQIVALDELVEKDSVDTTVYAEGLIDPWRYADGSLYGLPKDWDTTAFFYNEALVADAGYTADDLWAADWNPDDGGTFEQIVAHLTVDANGVRGDEAGFDKSNVAVYGLGINPNFEETGQMQWANFTGSLDWDYLDENPWGTRYNFDDPEFQKAVDWFYGLADKGYAPAAGVFSEETLTQVGSGKVAMGTNGSWATGTFKALEGVEVGIAPGPVGPTGERASVFNGVADSISASSKKQDAAWEWVQYLGSSACQDIVAEHAVVFPAIPESADKALAAFEAKGWDVSAFFSYREEGRTFLPPITVRAGEVNAIASVAFEDIALGNKDASSLTEANEQINAVLAD; this is encoded by the coding sequence ATGCGCAAGTCTGTCCACGTCGCGGTGGCAGGATCCCTGGTCCTCGCCCTCGGCGCCTGCTCCTCGGGAGGCGGCTCGGGCTCGGGCGGCTCCGGCGACAAGATCTCGTACTGGCTCTGGGACTCGAACCAGGTGCCCGCCTACCAGGCGTGCGCCGCGGCGTTCTCGGAGGAGAACCCGGACGTCTCGGTCAAGATCGAGCAGTTCGCCTGGGACGACTACTGGACGAAGCTCACGGCCTCGTTCGTCGGCGGCTCGGGTCCGGACGTCTTCGTCGACCACCTGTCGAAGTACGGCGAGTTCGCCGCGCAGGGGCAGATCGTCGCGCTCGACGAGCTGGTGGAGAAGGACTCGGTGGACACCACTGTCTACGCCGAGGGCCTCATCGACCCGTGGCGCTACGCCGACGGCTCGCTGTACGGCCTCCCGAAGGACTGGGACACGACCGCCTTCTTCTACAACGAGGCGCTCGTCGCGGACGCCGGCTACACGGCGGACGACCTGTGGGCGGCCGACTGGAACCCGGACGACGGCGGCACGTTCGAGCAGATCGTCGCGCACCTGACGGTGGACGCGAACGGAGTGCGTGGTGACGAGGCCGGGTTCGACAAGTCGAACGTCGCGGTCTACGGCCTGGGCATCAACCCGAACTTCGAGGAGACGGGCCAGATGCAGTGGGCCAACTTCACGGGCTCGCTGGACTGGGACTACCTGGACGAGAACCCGTGGGGCACGCGCTACAACTTCGACGACCCGGAGTTCCAGAAGGCGGTCGACTGGTTCTACGGCCTCGCGGACAAGGGCTACGCACCTGCGGCGGGCGTGTTCTCCGAGGAGACGCTCACCCAGGTCGGTTCCGGCAAGGTCGCCATGGGCACCAACGGCTCCTGGGCGACCGGGACCTTCAAGGCGCTCGAGGGCGTCGAGGTCGGTATCGCGCCCGGGCCGGTCGGTCCGACGGGTGAACGCGCGTCCGTGTTCAACGGGGTCGCCGACTCGATCAGCGCGTCGTCGAAGAAGCAGGACGCGGCCTGGGAGTGGGTCCAGTACCTCGGCTCCAGCGCGTGCCAGGACATCGTCGCCGAGCACGCCGTCGTCTTCCCCGCGATCCCCGAGTCCGCGGACAAGGCGCTGGCCGCGTTCGAAGCGAAGGGCTGGGACGTCTCGGCGTTCTTCAGCTACCGCGAGGAGGGTCGCACGTTCCTTCCTCCGATCACGGTCCGCGCAGGTGAGGTGAACGCCATCGCGTCGGTCGCGTTCGAGGACATCGCGCTCGGCAACAAGGACGCGTCATCCCTGACGGAGGCGAACGAGCAGATCAACGCGGTCCTGGCGGACTGA